A stretch of Paenibacillus mucilaginosus 3016 DNA encodes these proteins:
- a CDS encoding dihydrofolate reductase family protein: MAKIVYALNMSLDGFVDNMAFQPDPVLFRHFIDDVRGLAGSLYGRLMYETMRYWDGDRLEWDAPEREYAAAWQSKPKWVVSRTLKSVGPNASLIEGDLAAAIRELKAQHEGEIEVAGPELAHSLTELGLVDEYRLYLHPVVLGHGKPFFAGPRPPLRLVASDRIGEQVIRLTYVPV, encoded by the coding sequence ATGGCAAAGATCGTTTACGCATTGAACATGTCTCTGGACGGGTTCGTCGACAACATGGCATTTCAGCCCGACCCCGTGCTATTCCGTCATTTCATCGACGACGTGCGCGGCCTGGCCGGAAGCCTGTACGGGCGCCTTATGTACGAGACCATGCGGTATTGGGACGGAGACCGTTTGGAATGGGATGCACCGGAACGAGAATACGCAGCGGCTTGGCAAAGCAAACCGAAGTGGGTGGTGTCGAGGACGTTAAAGTCCGTCGGTCCGAACGCTTCTCTGATCGAGGGCGACCTCGCAGCGGCCATACGTGAGTTGAAGGCTCAGCATGAAGGAGAGATTGAAGTTGCCGGGCCGGAGTTGGCGCACAGTTTAACGGAGCTCGGTCTCGTTGATGAGTATCGACTTTATCTCCATCCCGTCGTGCTGGGTCATGGCAAGCCGTTCTTCGCCGGTCCGCGGCCGCCGCTGCGCCTCGTGGCAAGCGATCGAATTGGCGAGCAGGTGATCAGATTGACCTACGTACCAGTTTAG
- a CDS encoding Imm6 family immunity protein, producing the protein MEQISINSKVAISLAYAERTLDYLENEIRDRKYDQAFEKFRMIIRKGHEWLAGNHVDWDEVYRMCNDDEEEYGCFDFIANAEVTERYETASIVLIWSIYYFMYQCAHRSNERYFPQDLWDGHLPEEEETKMLNSLHCDVSKYLLPEACEELRTIETKYRHSIS; encoded by the coding sequence ATGGAGCAAATTAGCATCAACAGCAAAGTTGCGATCAGTTTAGCATATGCCGAGCGGACGCTTGACTACCTCGAGAATGAAATTCGAGACAGAAAGTATGATCAAGCATTTGAGAAATTCCGTATGATCATTCGCAAGGGCCATGAATGGCTTGCGGGAAACCATGTCGATTGGGATGAGGTTTACCGCATGTGCAACGATGATGAAGAAGAGTATGGATGCTTTGACTTTATTGCGAATGCGGAGGTGACAGAACGCTACGAAACGGCTTCGATCGTTTTGATCTGGAGCATCTATTACTTCATGTATCAATGCGCTCATCGGTCTAACGAGCGGTATTTCCCCCAGGATTTATGGGATGGACATCTGCCCGAGGAGGAAGAAACCAAGATGTTGAACTCGCTGCATTGCGATGTCAGCAAGTATCTGTTACCTGAAGCTTGCGAGGAGCTTCGTACAATTGAAACGAAGTACAGACATTCAATATCTTAA
- a CDS encoding nuclear transport factor 2 family protein: MTNQMMTQEAVRERAQQAFRNHLKHLSGGDIKAWVELWEENGVLEFPYGPAGFPDRKEGKAELYDYMQNFPKHFEVQFTDLEFHLTVDPELVVAEFKSLGKHRETGNPYNQTYISVVETKDGLITRYRDFWNPLVAIESVGSVNDAVRFSD, from the coding sequence ATGACAAACCAAATGATGACGCAAGAAGCAGTACGTGAGAGAGCGCAGCAAGCCTTCCGCAACCACCTGAAGCATCTGTCCGGTGGAGACATTAAGGCGTGGGTAGAGCTCTGGGAAGAGAACGGCGTGCTTGAGTTCCCTTACGGCCCAGCAGGATTCCCGGATCGCAAAGAGGGCAAGGCCGAGCTGTACGATTACATGCAGAACTTCCCGAAACACTTTGAAGTCCAGTTCACCGATCTGGAGTTCCATCTGACAGTGGACCCTGAGCTAGTGGTCGCAGAGTTCAAGTCGCTCGGCAAGCACCGGGAGACGGGCAATCCGTATAACCAGACGTATATCAGCGTTGTGGAGACAAAGGATGGCCTGATCACACGCTACCGTGATTTCTGGAATCCACTTGTGGCGATCGAGTCGGTCGGCAGCGTGAACGATGCGGTTCGTTTCTCGGATTAA
- a CDS encoding TetR/AcrR family transcriptional regulator, with the protein MARSKEFDTSLVLHKAMEVFGHYGYEGTSMQLLLDGLGIARQSMYDTYGTKRDLFLKAVKHYVNEKSSAVVAYLAETTPVKKAITDIFLVIGDTLRDEQRRKECFILYSAIDQVPHDPEIAELFEQDKIRLEEALYEALIRGQQHGEFSANRDMRALARYLYHARYGLTQVAKLTDDPLVIEQITAVTLSVLEHE; encoded by the coding sequence TTGGCTAGAAGCAAGGAGTTCGATACGAGTCTCGTGCTGCATAAGGCGATGGAGGTGTTCGGGCACTATGGTTATGAAGGCACCTCCATGCAGCTGCTGCTCGACGGCCTGGGCATTGCCCGTCAAAGCATGTATGATACGTACGGAACGAAACGGGATCTGTTCCTGAAGGCGGTCAAGCACTACGTGAACGAGAAGTCCTCGGCAGTTGTTGCCTATTTGGCGGAGACGACGCCAGTGAAGAAAGCCATCACCGATATATTCCTTGTCATCGGAGACACGCTAAGGGATGAACAGCGCCGCAAGGAGTGCTTCATTCTCTATAGCGCAATTGACCAGGTCCCACATGATCCGGAGATCGCCGAACTGTTCGAACAGGACAAAATCCGCTTGGAAGAGGCGCTCTACGAGGCGTTGATACGCGGTCAGCAGCATGGCGAATTCAGCGCAAACCGAGATATGCGGGCGCTGGCGCGGTATCTGTACCATGCGCGTTATGGGCTGACGCAAGTGGCCAAATTGACGGATGATCCGCTCGTCATCGAACAAATCACGGCAGTCACGCTGTCCGTACTGGAACATGAATGA
- a CDS encoding MFS transporter, whose protein sequence is MNATKYKGLALFILAVSQLVMALDYTIVFVAMPSLGNELGFSANHLQWVVSAYSLAFGGFLLIGGRLSDLMGRRRMFMIAIGLFGLGSLLGGLAESQLMLIAARALQGLGGSLLSPATLSLIMSNFNEGPERNRAMGIWASMGGVGMSLGLLLGGVLTSYIGWESTFLVNVPIALAVVILAPFVLTESKAPTGAKHYDVAGTISVTAGLLLVVYYLIQAPVEGWANASTLPFALIGLLLLVAFVGIEIRSKEPLISFRMFRNRNLTGAALTAFLFSASFGSLYYFLTLYTQGVLHYSAVQSGFSFLPLTLSAFVGAKLINMMLAKVGVAGTIATGMGLGGIGFLILTGLSETGSAWGMIPGTVIIGIGQALVFTTMFIAGSAGIEPKEQGVASALISTGQQIGGAIGLAVIMAIISASLGMTSTLEHMQPGDLNSSIHTAFLISAATTLLGILVAFLALKQPKPSNLDNIKVTTSH, encoded by the coding sequence ATGAATGCAACAAAATATAAAGGCTTAGCGCTATTCATCCTAGCGGTCTCGCAGTTGGTCATGGCGCTGGATTACACGATTGTCTTCGTGGCTATGCCGTCACTGGGCAATGAGCTCGGATTTTCGGCGAATCACTTGCAGTGGGTTGTCAGCGCTTATTCTCTTGCCTTCGGAGGCTTCCTCCTCATTGGCGGACGCTTATCCGATCTGATGGGAAGAAGACGCATGTTTATGATCGCGATAGGGCTCTTCGGACTCGGATCGCTGCTAGGGGGTCTGGCAGAATCACAATTGATGCTAATCGCAGCTAGAGCGCTGCAAGGTCTAGGCGGGTCATTGCTGTCGCCGGCAACCTTGTCGCTGATCATGTCGAACTTTAATGAAGGACCGGAGCGTAACCGGGCGATGGGCATATGGGCATCTATGGGCGGCGTAGGTATGTCGCTTGGCCTGCTGCTCGGCGGGGTGCTGACAAGCTACATCGGATGGGAGTCGACCTTCTTGGTCAACGTGCCCATCGCGCTTGCTGTCGTTATTCTCGCACCATTCGTATTGACGGAAAGCAAGGCGCCGACAGGCGCCAAGCATTATGATGTGGCTGGAACAATATCGGTAACAGCAGGTCTGCTGCTTGTGGTTTATTATCTGATTCAAGCCCCTGTCGAAGGCTGGGCTAATGCATCGACACTTCCTTTCGCCTTGATCGGGTTGCTTCTGCTGGTTGCTTTCGTAGGGATTGAGATACGATCGAAAGAGCCGCTGATTTCCTTCCGCATGTTCCGCAATCGGAATCTGACGGGAGCCGCATTGACAGCATTCTTGTTCTCAGCATCGTTTGGCTCGCTGTATTACTTCTTGACGCTTTATACGCAAGGCGTGCTGCATTATTCAGCCGTTCAATCGGGATTTAGTTTCCTGCCGCTGACACTAAGTGCATTCGTCGGCGCCAAATTGATCAATATGATGCTAGCCAAGGTAGGCGTAGCAGGTACGATTGCGACAGGCATGGGGCTAGGGGGTATTGGATTCCTGATACTGACAGGATTATCTGAGACCGGATCGGCTTGGGGAATGATCCCGGGTACCGTAATTATTGGGATCGGTCAGGCACTAGTCTTCACGACGATGTTTATTGCGGGGAGCGCCGGCATTGAACCGAAGGAGCAAGGTGTCGCCTCCGCACTAATCTCGACGGGTCAGCAGATTGGCGGGGCTATCGGTTTAGCCGTTATTATGGCGATTATCTCAGCAAGCCTGGGTATGACTTCCACGCTCGAGCATATGCAACCAGGGGATTTGAACTCCTCGATCCATACCGCATTCCTGATCTCGGCTGCAACAACACTGCTTGGCATTCTAGTTGCGTTCCTTGCCTTGAAGCAGCCGAAGCCGTCGAATCTCGATAATATTAAGGTTACGACATCTCATTGA
- a CDS encoding PadR family transcriptional regulator → MTPVNKELLKGSTATLILSLLAEQDLYGYELIKELEHRSGGTFALKEGTLYPILHQMESQMWVEAYWREVGGRRRKYYGITDQGRGQLKEKKAEWSLFRRSVDQVLGEGPA, encoded by the coding sequence GTGACACCGGTGAATAAAGAACTGCTGAAAGGAAGCACAGCCACCTTGATCTTGTCTCTGCTCGCAGAGCAGGATCTGTACGGCTATGAGCTGATCAAAGAGCTGGAGCACCGGTCCGGCGGCACGTTCGCACTCAAGGAAGGCACCTTGTACCCGATCCTGCACCAAATGGAGAGCCAGATGTGGGTGGAGGCGTACTGGCGGGAAGTAGGGGGGCGCAGGCGCAAGTACTACGGGATTACGGATCAAGGGCGGGGGCAGCTCAAGGAGAAGAAGGCCGAATGGAGCCTGTTCCGCCGTTCGGTCGACCAGGTGCTGGGGGAGGGGCCTGCATGA
- a CDS encoding permease prefix domain 1-containing protein — MIRDQEEVRSYLTQVISKVRAKEIHHEIRQELEGHIEELALEKESEGCTREEAVRWAVGQMGDPFEVGRDLHRIHRPRMNWGLLAGVLLFVLCGAMAMHAVDAGSGTGSTGLLQLKVIGAAIGIGVMLLICRWDYRKLENGSKGLYLLGLLAGAACWNNTVIYHGSSNIVLLGPFLLDGMLVGGLLVCSAAGGLRSWWENKRWFWLKSWTAYVLLPSLLFIKLHWYLGLTVYLTGYTVMLLLITRAPAKSILPTCGPLLGFGIFALTAADQANRYYTRLQAFWSPGSVSQDASYQMMKMEEGIRSAGWWGRAWARSSMISLAICRNRSWPILFTRTAGALGFLLSSWVVCSSSGCGRRP; from the coding sequence ATGATCCGGGATCAGGAGGAAGTGCGCAGCTACCTGACCCAGGTCATCTCGAAGGTTCGCGCCAAGGAGATTCATCATGAGATCCGCCAGGAGCTGGAGGGACACATCGAGGAACTGGCTTTGGAGAAGGAGTCGGAAGGCTGTACTAGGGAGGAGGCGGTCCGCTGGGCCGTCGGGCAGATGGGGGACCCCTTCGAAGTGGGACGGGATCTCCACAGAATTCATCGGCCGCGCATGAACTGGGGGCTGCTGGCAGGTGTGCTGCTTTTTGTCCTTTGCGGCGCCATGGCCATGCATGCGGTGGATGCAGGCAGTGGTACCGGTTCGACCGGTCTCCTGCAGCTCAAAGTGATTGGGGCGGCGATCGGTATTGGCGTCATGCTGCTGATCTGCCGGTGGGATTACCGTAAGTTGGAGAACGGGTCCAAGGGATTGTATCTGCTGGGCTTGCTGGCAGGGGCAGCTTGCTGGAACAACACGGTCATCTACCACGGGAGCTCCAATATCGTCCTCCTTGGTCCATTCCTGCTGGATGGGATGCTTGTCGGCGGTCTGCTCGTCTGCTCCGCTGCGGGAGGTTTGCGTTCCTGGTGGGAGAACAAGCGGTGGTTCTGGTTGAAATCATGGACCGCTTACGTGCTGCTTCCATCGCTGTTGTTTATTAAGCTGCACTGGTATCTGGGTCTCACCGTTTACCTCACAGGGTATACGGTGATGTTGTTGTTAATCACGAGGGCTCCCGCAAAGTCGATCCTTCCAACCTGCGGCCCCCTGCTCGGTTTCGGTATCTTCGCATTGACGGCTGCGGACCAGGCAAATCGTTATTATACCCGCCTCCAAGCCTTTTGGAGTCCCGGGAGCGTCTCACAAGATGCCTCTTATCAAATGATGAAAATGGAGGAGGGCATCCGTTCCGCAGGCTGGTGGGGCAGGGCTTGGGCCCGCAGCAGCATGATCTCCCTGGCTATATGCAGGAATCGGTCCTGGCCTATCTTATTTACACGTACGGCTGGGGCTTTGGGATTCTTGTTGTCTTCCTGGGTTGTTTGCTCGTCATCCGGCTGTGGTCGGCGGCCTTAA
- a CDS encoding FtsW/RodA/SpoVE family cell cycle protein produces MQESVLAYLIYTYGWGFGILVVFLGCLLVIRLWSAALSVHDRFGKLLSSGLAGMLSFQFGYSILMTFGWLPIVSISVPFLSASNDYMIIQCAFIGLILGVYRRKDLVRAPSGPVRR; encoded by the coding sequence ATGCAGGAATCGGTCCTGGCCTATCTTATTTACACGTACGGCTGGGGCTTTGGGATTCTTGTTGTCTTCCTGGGTTGTTTGCTCGTCATCCGGCTGTGGTCGGCGGCCTTAAGCGTACATGATCGGTTCGGCAAGCTGCTCTCATCCGGCCTGGCGGGGATGCTCAGCTTTCAGTTCGGCTACAGCATCCTGATGACGTTCGGCTGGCTCCCGATCGTTTCGATTTCGGTTCCATTCCTCAGCGCCAGCAACGATTACATGATCATCCAGTGTGCATTCATCGGGCTCATTCTTGGAGTTTACAGGCGCAAGGATCTGGTTCGGGCACCATCTGGGCCGGTTAGGCGGTAG
- a CDS encoding AAA family ATPase, translating into MREEPAKRVIYLISGPLGAGKSTVSKALAGQMEPCVLLEGDHLLHMFRGSEPSWEERLSLTWKNIVTITRNYIDHGLNVIIDFVVEDELEWVYTELTDGSTEIRYVVLRAHPDQLAERLKQRGDPDSLTRSLFLLNVLENSPANQGYLYDTTGKPPEGIAEVIRQDPRFLVRMQPGTPDLGGSKA; encoded by the coding sequence TTGCGAGAGGAGCCTGCGAAGCGGGTCATCTATCTTATTTCCGGTCCGCTTGGCGCTGGAAAATCGACGGTCTCCAAAGCGCTGGCCGGTCAAATGGAGCCATGCGTTCTTCTTGAAGGGGACCATCTGCTTCATATGTTTCGGGGATCGGAGCCTTCGTGGGAGGAACGGTTAAGCTTGACATGGAAGAACATCGTCACGATCACCAGGAACTACATAGACCACGGCTTGAATGTCATTATTGATTTTGTAGTGGAGGATGAGCTGGAGTGGGTTTACACCGAATTAACAGATGGGAGCACAGAAATCAGGTATGTTGTACTCAGGGCCCATCCGGACCAGCTGGCCGAACGGCTCAAGCAGCGGGGAGACCCGGATTCCCTGACCCGCTCGCTATTCTTATTGAATGTACTGGAAAACTCACCGGCGAATCAAGGCTATCTCTATGATACGACCGGTAAACCACCCGAAGGGATTGCCGAGGTAATCCGGCAAGATCCTCGATTCTTGGTTCGCATGCAGCCCGGAACTCCAGACTTAGGAGGGAGTAAAGCTTAA
- a CDS encoding GNAT family N-acetyltransferase, translating to MPDIMAMDGPMREALAERLGGVVVSRGRLHMLQELPGLAAVGGTGEIAGCLFYAVSEEACEIVSLESFRENEGVGSGLIGQVRRIAEEAGCSRLWLITTNENIRAIRFYQRRGFDMKALHVDAVAEARKLKPSIPLQSGEGIPIRHEIEFEMRLNIEQAV from the coding sequence ATGCCGGACATAATGGCCATGGACGGGCCTATGAGAGAAGCGCTGGCCGAACGGCTCGGAGGCGTTGTGGTCTCCCGCGGAAGGCTGCACATGCTCCAAGAGCTGCCGGGTCTGGCTGCGGTCGGCGGTACGGGAGAGATCGCGGGGTGCTTGTTCTACGCTGTGTCAGAGGAAGCGTGCGAGATCGTCTCCCTGGAGAGCTTCCGGGAGAACGAGGGCGTCGGCAGCGGGCTGATCGGGCAGGTGAGGCGCATCGCGGAGGAGGCCGGATGCTCACGCCTGTGGCTGATTACCACGAACGAGAATATCCGCGCGATCCGCTTTTACCAAAGGCGGGGCTTCGACATGAAGGCGCTGCACGTGGATGCGGTGGCCGAGGCCCGTAAGCTGAAGCCATCCATCCCGCTTCAGAGCGGGGAAGGGATCCCGATCCGGCATGAGATCGAGTTCGAGATGCGGCTGAACATTGAACAAGCAGTCTAA
- the rpiA gene encoding ribose-5-phosphate isomerase RpiA translates to MNTKQLAAEKAVESIEEGMIVGLGTGSTAYFAIRRIAERVKEGLSIRAVASSQHSEDLAREWGIPLVAFDEIEAIDVTIDGADEADGEANLIKGGGGALLREKILAHHSRRMIVIVDESKRVERLGAFPLPVEIVPFAENLTLRSLKELGVEPQLRMKEGVLFRTDNGNLIADCRFGSIDDAAQLERRLNLIPGVVENGLFVRMAHTVVTGYGDGRVTMQDYM, encoded by the coding sequence ATGAACACCAAACAGCTTGCGGCGGAGAAAGCCGTGGAATCGATCGAAGAAGGGATGATCGTCGGGCTGGGTACCGGCTCGACCGCGTATTTTGCCATCCGGCGCATTGCGGAGCGGGTGAAGGAAGGGCTGAGCATCCGCGCGGTGGCGTCATCGCAGCACTCCGAGGATCTGGCGCGGGAGTGGGGCATCCCCTTGGTGGCCTTCGACGAGATTGAGGCGATCGATGTGACGATCGACGGGGCCGACGAAGCGGACGGCGAAGCCAATCTGATCAAGGGGGGCGGGGGCGCGCTTCTCCGGGAGAAAATTCTTGCGCATCACAGCCGCCGGATGATCGTCATTGTCGACGAGTCGAAGCGGGTGGAGCGGCTGGGGGCTTTTCCGCTGCCGGTGGAGATTGTGCCGTTCGCCGAGAATCTGACGCTGCGCAGCCTGAAGGAGCTTGGGGTAGAGCCGCAGCTGCGCATGAAGGAAGGCGTGCTCTTCCGCACGGATAACGGCAACCTGATCGCGGACTGCCGGTTCGGATCGATCGACGATGCGGCTCAGCTCGAACGCCGTCTGAATCTCATTCCCGGCGTGGTGGAGAATGGATTGTTCGTCCGGATGGCGCATACGGTGGTGACCGGCTATGGGGACGGCAGGGTGACCATGCAAGACTACATGTGA